tgagttaactcttacaactattgaactggatcctgaactcgAGGATTCAGTTCAGCatttgttaactttttgaagaaCCAATAATCATGGATTTACACATCCAAGTGCATGTggcttaaataataattttgctCAATTCAGataatacagtaaaccttgcctaACTCAGACAAACTGGGACCGGCCACAAAAATTCGATTCTGATATGAAAGTTCAAATCAAAGATTGGAAAATACATTTATGATGTCTGGAAATGATTTTTGTCCGAGTACCGGTTGGTAAAAAAACTTGAGCAAGGCTGTGAAGTTTGCTgtactacatgtatttcatttatagTTGGTATAATTGAGGCTCTTGTCCTATTCCGATAGtaaggcggccatcttggatttatGTTGACTGCAATTTTTTATAAGCCATGTTCGATCGCTAATTTTTGTGTCTCtcttaataatttcttctctATAGAGAAAATTGTTGATATTtcttcttttaaatatttgttgttgttttctttttgtttattgttgaaatttaaaatctaatcatGTGTACGATTGATTGAGTAAAAATTGATTGAGTTTTGTGCGGTACTCGATGAGTACTGTCTGGTACTCAATGAGTATTGTGAGTTACTCACTATAATCATGTGTATAATTGATTGAGTTCTGTCTGGTACTCATTGAGTATTTATTGCACGATATTCTATGATGAGTTCTGTGTGGTACTCAATGAGGACTGTGTGGTACTCATTTAGTCATGTTGTTGAAATCTGTAAGAAACTAATTGCTCATCAACTTCTGAGGTGTCTGCAACTTAACCTAAACCTGTAGAGGCTGGTTTTATAAACCAGTTTAAACTTGTAcctgcaggggctggttttatagaccagttttaacatGTAcctgcaggggctggttttatagaccagtttaaACTTATACCTGCAGGGGctgttttatagaccagtttgaACTTGTACCTGCAGGGGGCTAGTTTtaaagaccagttttaactcaTGGTTTTAAAGACCAGTTTTCACATGAACcctgcaggggctggtttttTAACCAGTTTGTTTTAACTAATTGTACCTAGGCTGCAGGGGCTGGTTCTATAAACcagttttaaggaaattaaAGTTAAAAGCTGTGTTTCGGTAAAATTGACCCGACTCAGGCTGCGTTTTACAAGGCAGTGTCAGTTAGCCTGAATGAAttaagaaatatgaattttggGGATTTATACTTAAAAAAGGATTTTACATGCCTTGTATGAAGTGCATTTCGAATGTCTATGGTCTcttggggggagggggagggggggcaGATGAAATGTTATTCTTTTCGAATTGATAAGAATATGATAATAGTGTATGTGATCATTGTTAATAACCTAAAAAAAATGACTAAATAAATGCGTAGatttgttttgtaaattttcattCGTCTCTAATGATTCTCGTATCAGCCAAGAGATGGCGCATCCGTCGTATTCCGATCCACTATCTGAAATGTCTTAAGAATACACTAGGGCTGAAGAAAACCAGAACACCAATTGTCTATGGTGAAACTTATGATAGATATCCGGTAGAAATTATGATGAAAGAAATGGTAGATTATTGGTGCATGGTCTCCTAATGATCTAAAATGCcagtaaaatagaaatagtGCCAAGTTACTCGGACGGTCAAGTAATTTTCATTAACCAGACCCCGGTTAACCGGGTAGCCCCTGGATGAACACTACAAGCCGTGCCGCTCGGCAGGGAGCCGGCCGAATTCCTGAAGTTTATTACTGCTAAGTTTCGTTTAACTATATATACGTTGCCTGAAGAAATAGATCGCTATACGCatgaagattttgataaatcttgCAATAATGGTGCATTCCATGAGCTAGCTCGAATGCATGAATTCACTACggaaaaataattaatagtaCCGTTTGTGTCCGATTCGACGAGTGTCATTTCGTCCGCTCCACGCATCCGCAGCCGCACTTTctacccctggcaagcgagcaCATTTTATCGGTCAAATCGCACTAATATGTAAAAACATAGAAAacgttttaaaaatatagaagGACAGAACTTAGACTTTTTGCGAAATAACGCGTtaaattatgttttaaaaaaaggTATTTATATTGATGACagaatcaaataaaacagaaatattgaaaatacataGACCGATTGATCCAACATGGCGGCGCCCATGAGtgtttaaaatgaaattcacaaaTTTTGCGTTTCCCAcgtttcaaaactgatttccTACGAATTTGAGCTGGAATTCTGATCGCTTTTGGTATCAAACTATTGTTTACGACTTAATAGTGAAGATGGACGTTAGATATACGAGTTTTTCGGTTCGGCAGTGATGGAATTTGACGTTGTCGAAGAAGCAGGAGCCGGAAGAGGCGGCGATCACCAACCCGAATCTCTAATGACACCCGGCGGCAGTGCTGATGACATAATGGATTTAAATTTCACCCCGTTCGATTTGGACGCCGAGTTTGATGTTATGAATTCCGTTGACGCGCCACAGCCGCCGCCGCCAGTAGCGAACTGTCAGTCTTGCATCCAGTTAAGAAATGTGAGTCAAATAGTATCCAAGTGTAGAATTTTTCAGTCCTCCTGTCGAATGCAACTTACGACCTTTCACAGGAAATAGGCCTAGGAAACTAAGCCTATCATTGTCTAAATTGCATTGACTGAATATTCAATCAGCTTGGATAAAACAGCGCCTTCAGTTAACAAATTCACTGAATTCATCCGTTTCAGGAAATGAGTAAAATGCTTCAAGATCATGAACTGAACTTCAAAActttaaaacagaaaatcatcTCCACTGAGTGAGTATTTCATCCGTACTGTGACCTTCAAAAATCCCTAATTTTGCTTAAAATTCGTAAATTTTTTACACTATTTCAGtttgttgataaaaaagtATAACACAAAATCACAAGATATCCTTTTACATTAGAAATAGAATGAATGtgaggatccagttccacagttcagtgGAACTGAGTTGTGAAcgggttccacagttgtgtgagtcagagttaactgtgaactcaggatccagttccacatttctctCTTAAGATCCAGgttcacagttgtgtgagtcagagttaactgtgaactcaggatccagttccacagttgtgagaatgagttaactgtgaactcaggatccagttccccAGTTGTGAGAatgagttaactgtgaactcaggatccagcagttccacagttgtgacctagagttaactgtgaactcaggatccagcagttccacagttgcgagtcaaatcttaactcgcaGTGGACGGAACTGGGTCCTTTAGTTTGATCACTGATCCTaagttattcaaaatttgtgCATTCTTCGGAAGAATCTCAGCTTTTCACCTTGACTTTGGCCACATTATAACAACCAGACCAAACAACTGGAAGAAGTTACGAAAAAACTGGACAAAGTTAATTAGTAAGTTTTGTTGAGGagttaatgatgaaaatttaagATAAAATGCGGAAAATAATTGAAGttaagaaatttgattttgttcgTTCGTTATTGTAGCGATAGTAGTATTTTGGAACGGCAGTTGAAGTCGACTCTGTCGGAAGTCGAACCGCTTCGTCAGAAACTGAAAGAATGGGATCTCGACCGcgagaaatatttcatctcCGTTCAACAGTTGGAAGATAAAGTCAGCGCGGCTGAAGTGAGTTCGAAAAAAAACCTATTTTATCCATCATTGCCATTAGCAATCTGCTGCCTGGACCCAGCACACCCTTCGGGCTGGACCCTGTCATTCTGACCCTGCACTTAcccagcctggaccctgcaaCCCGATAGCCTAGACCCTGCACCCTcgtcagcctggaccctgcaccctcatcagcctggaccctgcaccctcgtcagcctggaccctgcaccctcgtcagcctggaccctgtcATTCTGACCCTGCAACCCAATAGCCTAGACCCTGCAACCcgtcagcctggaccctgtaaCCCGATAGCCTAGATCCTGCAACCTGTCAGCTTGGACCCTGTAACCCGATAGCCTAGATCCTGCAACCtgtcagcctggaccctgcaaTCCGTCAGCCTGGACtcagttaattttcaaaagctaatcgtccacacttcacatgtgttcagatcttcacttttttaattgaaaatgaactaccaACATTAGACACTTAATCATGCTCGCCTCCCACTTAATGGGACAGTTCCAGGCGACGTATTGCATCAGATTCGGTTAAATTCTCTggttttgttttgttgttaGTTGTTTAATTTCGATGAATGTTTTCAGAGCGTTTCTCGTCAATACGAAACGGTCGGTTTAGAAGCGGAGGCCGTGCGCGAGAAAAACGAACGAAAAATCCGCGACCTCAGTCGCGACGCGAAGAGTCTCGAGGAGAAgtaagtttcatcgggataaTCAACTGTCAAACTCGTCGTAGCTGTGACCATCATTGTCTCAAAGACTTATCCAAATaacgacttacacttagtaaattgaattagaaatactgagactcaaaaatagagaggacttcagtaatgtgacgaggacttattcaaatgatgacttacacttagtaaattgaatcagaattaaaaattgagactaaaaaatggagatgacttcagtaatgtgacgacttattcAAATCATGACTTACActaagtaaattgaattagaattaaaaattgagactcaaaaatagagatgatttCAGTGGTGCACAATGACTTATCTGATGCCAAAATTAAGCgagtttaattgttttttgctgCTGATATTATAATTTTTGTCCGGTTAAActcttttttcattgaatttcgaTTCCTTCCAGATGCAAACGGTTGGAAACCGccgaaaagaaattgaaaggtAAGAAGACACTTTTTAAGCGAAAATACGatactttttttttatttcgaattATTCGTACAAATTTCATCGGTTTTCGAAAAATTACCACAAAATCTTATTAACATCGTTTAGAACATTACACACCGAATCTGACAAAAAAAGTTTCCcccaatgatgtcataggtggaAATTTGATTACGAAAAAACGTTTGAACGGACATTTGATTTTAACATCGTAAACATGGAACTAGATCATTGAAAATCGGACCAAATATTGGTCATTTTAttcagcaaaaaaattatgcggAAGCAAAATATtagttacaacaaataaatcCCAgcgatctacagtagactccacgCTTGTGGGACCCGATAGATAccgatctacagtagactccacgCTTGTGGGACCCGATAGATAccgatctacagtagactccacgCTTGTGGGACCCGATAGATAccgatctacagtagactccacgCTTGTGGGACCCGATAGATAccgatctacagtagactccacgCTTGTGGGACCCGATAGATAccgatctacagtagactccacgCTTGTGGGACCCGATAGATAccgatctacagtagactccacgCTTGTGGGACCCGATAGATAccgatctacagtagactccacgCTTGTGGGACCCGATAGATAccgatctacagtagactccacaCTTGTGGGACCCGATAGATACTGATATTCTTCGCGAGCATGTGAAAATTGTTCAAGACGTTTTTGTCACAAGCCACTATTGTTGAAAAGGTAACTCTCAAAGCCTAAATAGAGTTTTgctatttaatttctttcgaGAATCTCAGAGACCTCAGTGGTCTCAAAACAAGCGAGGCTCCGATCGAGCATGAACTCATCTTAACTTGTAgctgcagttgctgaaaagtaggttaaagataaccgacAGATAGAAACCTAAGTAACAATGAACTGTTacttgtcactatgtcaactatccactgatTAACTGTAATCAACTTTTCAGCAGCTGCAGCCCGTGGCCTAACCGATAACTGTGTAATTAGGTCCTGGCTAAAAACCCTGAAACTCTGCGCGTAACGTTTGATGTTTTTATGCTATTGTTGCGTGACGACGATGTCGACGGCCGGAGTTTTCTCGTATTGTTGGTTTTTGCGTCGTTGACGACGGTCGTCGAGGCGACGCCGGCAGACGGATTGAATCGAACACGCGATGAAAACGACGAGTAAAACTCCGTTGACACCGACGATGATGAGTCCTTCTCGTCGGTAATCGGGCATCGCGAACACCCGCAGGTACGACGTCGAGTTGCCGACGGATACCGCTGTCGTCGCGACTACGCTGCACGTGTACGCTGCGGTATCCGATAACGACGCGTTAACGATTCGCAGCGTTCCGTTGGAATCGTCGACGAATCGCGCCGATTCGTTCGCGTCGGAAATTCGGGTTCCGTTTTCGAAGTACCAAGCGAGCGTCGTCGAGTTCGTCGTAGGTGGCGCTGCGCATTTGAATTCGGCGGTTTCGCCGATCTCGGTTGCGAGGTTTTTCGGCGCGATCGATGTGCACAGTTTTTCGCCGTGTTGACAAACGGACGACGGTTCGCCGCTTGACCGAGCGCCGGCGAATAACGCAACTATGATCACAGCTACCACGGTGACCATTCGTTTTATTCCTTCTCCTGTCATCAGACGTGACTCCATcgttttatcaatttcaacGACGAATTTAAAATCTTCGAAACAGCAGCCTATAGTCTCAGCTCACATTCTCTGAAAAATCGGAAAAAATTAAGTGAAAAAGAaaacgggattcgaacctaccTACGACACGTCAGACAGATTTGACAGAAATTGTCCCAGAATCTAAATCTCTTAATTCTGCAGACGCGATTTTTTAGTCAAATTGTTCAATTTTCGATTTAAGAGTGAAATCAAACCGACTGCTAGTGAAACCGAGCGCCAGATTTCAAGTATTTCTTACCTTTATTTCGCTGTcagctgtttcttatcatcacggcggccattttgatCGTGTCATATGACTTTTGTTGTGAGTTTTGCACACTAGGTGGAAGCACCTCCTGGTCTGGTAGTAATGTCGGCTAATTATCCCTTTAATTGTATAATTAGCACTTCTTGAGTGTCCAATTCCCAAATAAGATTTCAGACATAAAACGTATTTTTGCCAAGATATCCAAACTGatagaacgatgaccacactcaaacgtggtgaacggataataagataaaatcccactatttacagattaaaagaatttaaaaaccagaatttatttattaaatctaaaatatttaaaagacacgactcacctgacgatgatctctagggtgagatcgatacgtcgtgtcttttaaatattttagatttaataaataaattctggtttttaaattcttttaatctgtaaatagtgggattttatcttaaaatccCAACTGAATTTTAGCCATCTCGAAATCCCTGATGACAATTCCTGACTTAATTTCGgaatttaaaataaatcttCAAAATCTCATCATTATTGAAAACGGGAATTCATGGAATTCATACGTTGAACaaatttgataagattttTTTAGTAATTTATTCGACCCAAGATAACTGaaatctgaatctgaaaatttgatattaaatccCCAACACtcaaaatgatattgagttcggCTAAAATGTTTCATGAACTAGAACTTTATTAGTAGTTaattcaacgttttgactaCACATCCtaaaagtcatcttcaggaaaacCGCAACAGCAAAACAGAAATAGACAAATTAGTTGTTAATAAGATGTGATATAAACTTAAGAGATGACGAACAAcataaataaagaaaacagTTAAAGAGCTAAAATacttagaatttttttttcttaattttattttttctcaacaaatgtttcattttgtttctcaatggtttcacaataatttccatcttaaattagaaaaacatttttttttcaactcaaTTGTTTCATTTGGTGATTGCTTCAGTGATTCTGATTCCTTCAGTGATTCTGATTCCTTCAGTGATTCTGATTCCTTCAGTGATTCTGATTTCACAGGAAATGAGAATAGAACtcaatgaaaattttgaaaaaaaataatgcgGTATTTTGATATAATTGTTGCAGCGCTTTACGAAGAATCAAAGTCGAACGCGTCGAGCGAGAAGAAAAAATCGAAACAACTCGGAAAACTACTGGAAAAAGCAAACGTAAATA
This sequence is a window from Tubulanus polymorphus chromosome 9, tnTubPoly1.2, whole genome shotgun sequence. Protein-coding genes within it:
- the LOC141910822 gene encoding uncharacterized protein LOC141910822 produces the protein MESRLMTGEGIKRMVTVVAVIIVALFAGARSSGEPSSVCQHGEKLCTSIAPKNLATEIGETAEFKCAAPPTTNSTTLAWYFENGTRISDANESARFVDDSNGTLRIVNASLSDTAAYTCSVVATTAVSVGNSTSYLRVFAMPDYRREGLIIVGVNGVLLVVFIACSIQSVCRRRLDDRRQRRKNQQYEKTPAVDIVVTQQ